A stretch of the Malus domestica chromosome 08, GDT2T_hap1 genome encodes the following:
- the LOC139198303 gene encoding uncharacterized protein, protein MESAEAKRILEPEEEVVMKCYCCGLKEKCTPVYVATVKERHQGRWICGLCTEVIKDQNSRSPRKISTEEALKRHVRFCEEFPMSSPPANPTEDLTSTMKQLLWRTLDSPRRERLGDCRPTMSSNGMKNR, encoded by the exons ATGGAGTCGGCGGAGGCGAAGAGGATTTTAGAGCCAGAGGAGGAGGTGGTGATGAAGTGCTACTGCTGCGGTTTGAAAGAGAAGTGCACACCGGTGTACGTAGCGACGGTGAAGGAGAGGCACCAGGGCCGGTGGATTTGCGGACTCTGCACTGAGGTGATCAAGGACCAGAACTCGAGGTCGCCGAGGAAGATTAGCACGGAGGAGGCGCTGAAGCGGCACGTCCGCTTCTGCGAGGAGTTTCCGATGTCGAGTCCTCCCGCGAACCCGACGGAGGATCTGACATCGACGATGAAACAGCTGTTGTGGCGGACTCTGGACTCGCCGAGGAGGGAGAGGCTGGGCGACTGCCGGCCGACGATG TCTTCAAATGGAATGAAAAATAGATGA
- the LOC139187610 gene encoding uncharacterized protein isoform X1, whose product MKKQLLKIVKSQPVSHFSLVTLFDGFALPFVFHVLIIEGLSVERVSPFFLSFSSLSFPTFSYAFSVSFFRVLANGNGVHFSQVLCCHFHAGSTSGYGNRRFQELFKHTQLCTLCYSMKCSKSV is encoded by the exons atgaaaaaacaattattaaaaattgtGAAAAGCCAGCCTGTCTCCCATTTTTCTTTGGTTACTTTATTTGATGGTTTTGCTCTACCTTTTGTCTTCCACGTGTTGATCATCGAGGGGCTTTCTGTAGAGAGGGTTTCtcccttttttctttcattttcatcTCTTTCTTTCCCCACTTTTTCCTATGctttttctgtttctttctttcgCGTTTTAGCAAACG GAAACGGTGTTCATTTTTCCCAGGTGTTGTGTTGCCATTTTCACGCTGGTTCTACTTCAG GATATGGAAACCGTCGATTCCAGGAGCTGTTCAAACATACACAGCTATGCACTCTGTGTTACTCGATGAAATG CTCTAAGAGTGTTTAG
- the LOC139187610 gene encoding uncharacterized protein isoform X2, which yields MKKQLLKIVKSQPVSHFSLVTLFDGFALPFVFHVLIIEGLSVERVSPFFLSFSSLSFPTFSYAFSVSFFRVLANGNGVHFSQVLCCHFHAGSTSALRVFSLMVRPLVCYQEVWGSTPLKVPT from the exons atgaaaaaacaattattaaaaattgtGAAAAGCCAGCCTGTCTCCCATTTTTCTTTGGTTACTTTATTTGATGGTTTTGCTCTACCTTTTGTCTTCCACGTGTTGATCATCGAGGGGCTTTCTGTAGAGAGGGTTTCtcccttttttctttcattttcatcTCTTTCTTTCCCCACTTTTTCCTATGctttttctgtttctttctttcgCGTTTTAGCAAACG GAAACGGTGTTCATTTTTCCCAGGTGTTGTGTTGCCATTTTCACGCTGGTTCTACTTCAG CTCTAAGAGTGTTTAGTCTAATGGTCAGGCCCTTGGTTTGTTACCAAGAGGTCTGGGGTTCGACACCTCTCAAGGTACCCACCTAG